AGGCATTTGCCTGGAATCCCGGCTACCGGGAGTATTTCGCCGTGAAGGCCGCTCCCACCCCTGCCCTGCTGAAGCTGCTGCACGAGGAGGGCTGCGGCTGCGACTGTTCCTCCATGACGGAGCTGATAATCTCGGAGCGGTGCGGCATCACCGGTGAGAACATCATGTTCTCCTCCAACGATACCCCGGCGGAGGAATTCCAGATGGCGGACCGGCTGGGCGCCATCATCAACCTGGACGATCTGACGCTGGTGGACTATCTGGAGCGGTCCATCGGCCATGTGCCGGAGAAAATCTGCTGCCGCTACAATCCCGGCGGCGTGTTCACCCTGGGCGAGACCCGGGAGGGCTTCCAGGTGATGGACAATCCCGGCGACGCCAAGTACGGCATGACCCGCGCCCAGATCGCGGAGGCATTTACCCGCCTTTCCGCCATGGGCGCCAAGGAGTTCGGCATCCACGCCTTCCTGGCCTCCAACACCCTGTCTAACGACTACTACCCCGCCCTCGCCCGCATTCTCTTCCAGCTGGCAGCGGAGCTGAAGGCGGAGACCGGCGTCCATATCACCTTCATCAACCTCTCCGGCGGCGTGGGGATCCCCTACCGTCCGGAGCAGCCTGCCAATGATATCGCCGTCATCGGCGAGGGAGTCCGCCGGGCCTATGAGGAGGTGCTGGTGCCCGCCGGGATGGGTGACGTGGCCCTGTATACCGAGCTGGGCCGCTTCATGACCGGTCCGTACGGGCATCTGGTCACCCGGGCCATCCACGAAAAGCACATCTATAAGGAGTACATCGGCGTGGATGCCTGTGCCTGCAACCTGATGCGTCCGGCCATGTACGGGTCCTACCACCATATCACCGTGATGGGCAAGGAGGACCAGCTCTGCGACCATAAGTATGACATCGCCGGCAGCCTCTGCGAGAACAATGACAAGTTCGCCGTGGACCGGATGCTGCCCAAGATCGACATGGGGGACCTGCTGGTGATCCACGACACCGGCGCCCACGGCTTCTCCATGGGCTACAACTACAATGGCAAGCTCCGCTCCGCCGAGCTGCTGCTGAAGGAGGACGGCTCCGTGGAGCTGATCCGCCGGGCGGAGACGCCGGAGGACTATTTCCGCACATTGGTCTGGTGAGGAAACCGCCCAGTCCCGCAGCAACGGATCAAAATCAAAAGCGCCACCGCAGGAGCGGTGGCGCTTTTTCTGTTTTTGTCAGGCGGAGGCACCTGTCTGGTCTTCAGCAGTGAAGTAGACGAAGAAAGTCTCGCCGGTGCTCTCCTCCCCGGAGTCATCCACAAACTGCTCCAGATAAGCGATGGAGAAGTCCGTAAAACCGGAGGGTACCTCATAGACCAGTTCGCCGCTGCGCTCCTCGTCCACGGCCATGGGATATGTACCGGGCAGCTGGTTCTCCCCCACCGGCTCCACTTCCGTATAGGTCTCCATGTCTGTGGTGATGGGATAGGCATAGGCGTCATCGCCGTCGTCCCACTGGACCTGGAAATCAGTGTCATACATCTCAATGCTCTGCTCGAAGGTGTTCTTTACGGTGATGTCCGCCACCAGCAGTACGTTCCCCTCCCCAGGGGTACGGCCCGCGTAGTCGCTGGTAAGGTATGCGCTGTTGACTGTGAAATCAAAGAAGTAGGTCTCCATGGTGTCGCCGGTGCGGCCCTCGCTGGAGCCGCTTCCGCCGCAGGCGGTCAGCCCCAGTGCCATCACCACAGCCGCCGCCAATGCAAACAGTCTCTGTTTCATTTCACTCTCTCCCTTGCCAAAAAATAGATCCGGGCCTCCGCCGCCCCCGGCAGAACGCCCCACGACCAATCTCAGTGTACCATGGCGCCCAGCCGGGCGCAACTGCCGTTCAAAAAAATTTTTCTCAGCGCGGGGGCTTCCCTTTGTGCACCTTTATCGGGTGGGGATGATCTCGATCCAGTATCCGTCGGGATCTGTCACAAAATAGATCCCCATGGCAGGATTCTCAAAGCAGATGCAGCCCATGGCGGCATGCTTGGCGTGGGCCGCCTCATAGTCCTCTGCCCGGAGGGCCAGATGGAATTCGCACTCCCCCAGGTCATACTTCTGGGGATGGTCCCGCAGCCATGTCAGCTCCAGGCGGAAGTCCGTTTTTCCATCCCCCAGGTAGACGATGATGAAGCTGCCGTCGGCCGCCGCCTTCCGCTCCCCCACCGGCTCCAGGCCCAGGGCCTCCTTGTAGAACGCAAGAGATTTGTCCAAATCCGCTACATTGAAATTGAAGTGATTGAATGTCAGCATAAGCTCCTCCTGATCGCCGGGGGCCCTCTGCCTCCGGCTTGGTTTGGGTTCAGTATAGCATTTCTGCCCCCTCCGGGGCAAGGCCCTTTCCAAACCCTGCCCGCCGCTTCTTCTTTTTATCCATGTTATACAATTTCCAGAGAAAAATTTGTCGGCTTTTGGCTTGTTTTATAGTTGCCTCCTAAAGTGCACGATGATAAACTTCTAATTGTTAGACAATGCTAACTTTTGAGGAGGAACGTTCCGATGACACTGGACAAGCTGCCCCTGGGGCAGGAGGCCGTCATCACGGCTGTGGGCGGCGAGGGCGCCCTGCGCTGCCGCCTGCTGGATATGGGGCTGATCCCGAAGACCCGCGTGCGGGTGGAGAAGGTCGCACCCCTGGGCGACCCGTTGGAGCTGCGGGTGCGGGGGTACTCCCTGTCCCTGCGGAAGGAGGACGCCGGGAAAATCGAAGTGGAGGTGGCCGGGACATGATTTTCGCACTGGCCGGCAACCAAAACTGCGGCAAGACCACGCTGTTCAACCAGCTCACCGGCTCCAACCAGCACGTGGGCAATTTCCCCGGCGTGACGGTGGATCAGAAGTCTGGCGCCATCCGGGGGGAAAAGGACTGCACGGTGGTCGACCTGCCGGGCATCTACTCCATCCGGCCCTATACGCCGGAGGAGATTGTCACCCGGGATTTCATCCTGAACCAAAAGCCCGACGGCCTCATTAATATCGTGGACGCCACCAATATCGAGCGGAACCTGTACCTGACGCTCCAGCTGATGGAGATGCGTATTCCCATGGTACTGGCCCTAAACATGATGGATGAGGTCACCGCCGGCGGCGGCACCATCGACGTGAAGGGAATGTCCCAGGCATTGGGCATCCCGGTGGTGCCCATCTCCGCTGTGAAAAACCAGGGCGTGGACGAGCTTGTGAAGGTTGCCGTCCAGACTGCCCGGACCAAGACGCTGCCTACGGTGTACGACTTCTGCTCCCCCGGACCGGTCCACCGGTGCATCCACGCGGTGGTCCACCAGATCGAGGATCACGCGGAGGCTGCGGGCCTTCCCGTCCGATTCGCCGCCACCAAGCTCATTGAGGGAGACGAGGACATCGTGACCCGCCTGGCCCTGGACCAGAACGAGCTGGAGCTCATTGAGCACAGCGTCAAGGAGATGGAGGACGAGTGCGGCATGGACCGCAATGCCGCACTGGCGGATATGCGCTACACCTTCATCGAAACCATCTGCTCCGGCACGGTGGTGAAGTGCCGGGAGTCCCGGGAGCGGGCCCGCAGCGAGGCCATCGATCGGGTGGTGACCAACAAATACCTGGCCCTGCCACTGTTCTTCGCCATCATGCTGGGCATCTTCTTCCTGACCTTTGAAGTCATCGGCGCCTTCCTGTCGGATCTGCTGGCCGCGGGGATCGATGCCCTCACCGCGGCGGTGGACAGCGGCCTCGCCGCCTATGGATTGAACCCCGTGGTCCACAGTCTGGTGATCGACGGCGTGTTCGCGGGAGTGGGCAGTGTACTGAGCTTTCTGCCCATCATCGTGGTGCTGTTCTTCTTCCTCTCCATTTTGGAGGACACGGGCTACATGGCCCGTGTGGCCTTCGTCATGGACCAGCTGCTGCGGAAGATCGGTCTCTCCGGCCGGAGCATTGTCCCCATGCTGGTGGGCTTCGGTTGCTCAGTGCCCGCCATCATGTCCACCCGGACACTGGCCTCGGAGCGGGACCGGCGGATGACCATCCTGCTGACGCCCTTCATGAGCTGCTCTGCCAAGATCCCTATCTACGGCGTGTTTTCCGCCGCCTTTTTCCCGAATCATGCCGCCCTGGTGATGATCGGGCTGTACATCCTGGGTATCCTGGTGGGCATCGTGGCGGCCAAGGTGCTGGGCACCACAGTCTACAAGGGCAACCCCGTGCCCTTCGTCATGGAGCTGCCCAACTACCGCTTCCCCTCCGCCAAAAGCGTGTGGCAGCTGTGCTGGGACAAGGCCAAGGATTTTCTGACCCGAGCCTTCACCATCATCTTCGTGGCCACCATCATCGTCTGGTTCCTCCAGACCTTTGACACCCGGCTGAACCTGGTGGATGACAGCGCCGACAGTCTGCTGGCCACCGTGGGTGCCTGGATCGCCCCGCTCTTCGCTCCTCTGGGCTTTGCCGATTGGCGGGTCTCCACTGCCCTCATCACCGGGTTCATCGCAAAGGAGTCCGTCATCTCCACCCTTGGAATCCTTACCGGGTCCGGCGCGGATGTCAGCACCGCCGCCCTGGGGACGCTGTTCACCCCTGTCACTGCCGCCGGGTTCCTTGCCTTCACCCTGCTGTACACCCCCTGCGTGGCCGCTATCTCCGCAGTGAAGCGGGAGCTGGGCTCCGGCTGGAAGGCCGCCGGTGTGGCGTTGAGCCAGTGCGTGATTGCCTGGATGGTGGCCTTCCTGGTCTACCACATCGCGGCGCTGCTGCTGGGATAGAGGAGGCTGCCATGCTGGAAGTTTTGATCCTGGCGGCCCTGGGCGTCTGGCTGGCGCTTGCCCTCCGTTCCTGCCTCCGCCGCAGAGGAAAGGGCTGCGGCGGCTGTGATGGCTGCTGTGACCGCTGCGGCGGTGCCTGCCGCAGCGCCCGCCGCTGACATACCCCATATTGTCGGTAAAACGGCCCCGGCGGAATGTTCCGCCGGGGCCTTGCTGAAAAGAACCCCCGCCGGCTGTCTCCGGTGGGGGTTCGCCTCATGTGTCCAGCAGCACCGTGCCGTCCGGCAGGATAAACCGGTCTGTGGAGGGGGTGCTCAGATCTGCCGTCAGGGATGCCATGCGGTAGATGGTCTCCCCCTCCAACAGCCGTTCCGACGCTACCAGTAAGCCTGTCTCCACGCTGACCCAGTACCGTTGGGTGTAACCCTCCGGATCCTGGACCGTCTCCACGTAAATGCAGTTCACATCGGAGACGCTGCGGTAATCCGCGGCGGCGATATCCTCCACCGGCAGGTCCAGGATGGTCTCATAGGTGGGGATGGCCTGCTCGTCATCCGGGGTGATGTCCCCCGCAGGGGCGCTGTAAACGCTGCTCTCGCTGCCATACCAGATATAAGTGATCTCCCCGTCGGTGATGGTGTGGCGAACCTGTCCGTCCGACAGGGAGCGGTCTGTCCGTGTCCAGCGGCCGCTGACCGTGACGGTGGTCTCAAAGGAACCGCTGCCGCCGTCCCACAGCTGCTCCACCCGGATCACCCGGCTGTACTGCCGCGGGCGGGTCAGCGTCTCAATGGCGGTCTGCACCGTCTCCGGCGTCACCGCGATCACTGTCAGGGCGTCACCGCCGGAGGCATTGGTATCCTCTGCCTGTCCGGGGGAGCTCCCCTCCTCCGGCAGCGTGATATGGGAGGAGCGGCGCAGACTGTTGCTGAACATCAGGATCAGAACCATCACCACCAGGACAATAAAGCCCGCGGTGATCCGGTTCAGCTTCCGTTTCTCCATCTCCGCCCTCCTCTCTCAGGGTGCCGTCCGCGGCAGGTCAGACGCCGAATTCTGCCGGCCGATCCCGCCGCAGGCCGAACTTCCACTCGATGGCATCGGCAATCCGGCGGCAGGCATGGCCGTCACCGTAAGGATTCACCGCGTGGGCCATGGCGTCGTAGGCGCTCTTGTCCCGGATCAGCCGCTCCGCCATGGTGACGATGTCATCCTGTACCACGCCGCAGAGCTTCACGGTCCCGGCCTCTACCGCCTCCGGCCGCTCCGTCTCCCGGCGCATCACCAGCACCGGCTTGCCCAGGGCAGGGGCCTCCTCCTGGAGACCACCGGAGTCTGTCAGCACCAGATAAGACCGGGCCATAAGGTTATGCATCTCGTCCGCCGGCAGCGGGTCGATGAGATGGACCCGGGGCGCGCCCCGAAGATAGGTGTCCACTGCTTCCCGCACCACCGGGCTCAGGTGCACCGGGTACACCAGCTCCACGTCCCGGTTCTCCTCGGCGATCTGCCGCAGGGCCAGCATGATGTTCTTCATCGGCTCGCCATAATTCTCCCGCCGGTGGCAGGTAACAAGAACGATCTTCTTCTCCCCATAGGGCAGCTGATTCAGCTCCTCTGTGGAAAAGCGGTAGTCCGGCCGGACTGTGGTCTTCAAAGCGTCGATGACCGTGTTGCCGGTGACGAACAGCCCCTTGGTAATACCCTCCCGCTCCAGGTTGGCCCGATTGTTGGCGGTGGGACAGAAATACAGGTCCGCAATGGCGGACACCAGCTTCCGGTTCATCTCCTCTGGAAAGGGAGAATACTTGTCATAGGTTCGCAATCCTGCCTCCACGTGCCCAACGGACACCTGATGGTAAAAGGCTGACAGGGCACCGGCAAAGGTGGTGGAGGTGTCCCCGTGAACCAGGATCATATCCGGCTTCAGGGCGTCGATGGCCTCGTCCATGCCGGTGAGGCACTTGCTGGTGATGGTGGACAGCGTCTGCCGGGGGGTCATGATGTCCAGATCCCAGTCCGGCTTCACCTGAAAGACCTCCAGCACGCTGTCCAGCATCTGCCGGTGCTGGGCGGTGACGCAGCAGAGGCTCTCGATCCCCTCCCGATTCGCCAGCTCCTGCACCAGGGGGCACATCTTGATGGCCTCCGGCCGGGTGCCGAAGACGCTCATGATCCGCAGCTTTTCCATTTACTTCTCCTCCGTCTTTCCATCATCCTCCGGCTTGTCCGCTGGATGATGGCCGTGGTGGCCGTGCTCCTTCAGCTCCTCCAACTCTTCGTGCAGCTCCTCCTTGACCTCCTTGGGGAACACCACCCGGGCGGCCACCACTGCCACGATGCACAGCACCAGGAACAGCAGCATGGCCCGGCCCTCCCCGCTGGTAGTCAGCACCACGGCGCTCAAGCCCAGGATGGCAGAGATCACGTACAGAGTAGCCACCGCCTGCTTCTGGTTCAGGCCCATGTCGATGAGCCGGTGGTGGATGTGGCTCCGGTCGGCGTGCATGGGGCTCTGGCCGTGGGCGATGCGGCGGATGAAGGCAAAGGCGGTGTCAAAGATGGGCAGTCCCAGAATCAGGAATGGCACCGCAAAGGAGATGATGGCATAGAACTTGAACAGGCCCTGGATGGACATGGTGGCCAAAATGTAGCCCAGGAAGGTGGCGCCGGTGTCGCCCATAAACATCTTGGCGGGGTTCATGTTGTAGGGCATGAAGCCCACGCAGGCCCCCACCAGGGCCGCCATCACCACAGCCACCTGAAACTGCCCGCCAATGAGGGCGATCACCAGCACTGTGGTGGCGGAGATGGCGGAGACGCCGTTGGCCAGGCCGTCCAGGCCGTCGATCAGGTTCACCGCGTTGGTGATGGCAACAATCCAAAGCACCGTCAGGGGCACGGAGAGATTTCCCAGCACCCAATAGGGATTGTCCGAAAAGACGTTGGGGTTGGAAAACGCCTGGATCACCACGCCGTGGGTGGCGGGGATCAGGGCGGCCACGATCTGCACCACAAATTTCAGCAGCGCCGGCAGGGCCATGATGTCGTCCACCACGCCCAGCACCACGATGATAACGGCTCCCAGCAGGATGCTGCGCATCTCGGCCGTGATCTCCACAAACAGCAGGATGCTGACCATGAAGCCGATAAAGATGGCCAGTCCCCCCAGCCGGGGGATGGGAGTCTTGTGCATCCGGCGGGCGTCCTTGGGTACGTCGATGGCCCCCACCTTGTAAGCAAAAGTCTTGACGATGGGCGTCATCAGAAAGCTGACGACCAGCGCCACCAGCAGCGCCAGCAGCGTATAGGCGATCAGCCGGTTTTCGATCAACATGATGTCTCCTCCATCACCGGGGCAGGAAGCCCACCTTTTTATAGACCTTGTTCAGGGTCCGGTTGGCTACATAGGCCGCCTTCTCCGCACCGGCGCGGTAGACGCTCTCCAGATAGCTCTTGTCCGCCAGCAGGCGCTCCGTCTCCTCCCGGATGGGCCGCAGCAGCTCCACCACGGACTCACCCACCGCCTGCTTGAAGTCGCCGTAGCCATGGCCGGCGAACTCCTGCTCGATGGTCTCAAAGCTCTTGCCGGTGGCCACGGCGTAGATCTGCATCAGGTTGGACACACCGGGCTTGTCGGCCGGGTCAAAGCGGACGCAGGCCTCGGAGTCCGTCACGGCCTTCTTGAACTTGCGCAGGATGTCCTCCGGCTTTTCCAGCATGTAGACGCAGCCGTTGGGGTCCTTGTCGGATTTGCTCATCTTCTTTTCCGGGCTGGTGAGGCTCATGACCCTGGCGCCCACCTGTGGGATATAGGGATCCGGCAGCTTAAAGGTATCACCGTAGATCCCGTTGAACCGGGTGGCGATGTCCCGGCAGATCTCCACGTGCTGCTTCTGGTCGCCGCCCACCGGCACCAGGTCTGCCTGGTACAGCAGGATGTCGGCGGCCATCAGGGCCGGATAGGTGAAGAGGCCGGCGTTGATGTTGTCGGCGTTCTTGGCGGACTTGTCCTTGAACTGGGTCATGCGGCTGAGCTCGCCGAACATGGTGTAGCAGTCCAGTACCCAGCCCAGCTGGGCGTGGGCAGGCACGTGGGACTGGACGAACAGCACGTTTTTCTCCGGGTCCAGGCCGCTGGCAATGTAGGCCGCCACCTGGGTCAGGGTATGCCGCCGCAGCTCAGCGGGCACCTGCCGCACTGTGATGGTGTGCATGTCTGCCAGCATGTAGTAGCAGTCATATTCGTCAGCCAGAGCCGCCCAGTTCTTGATGGCCCCCAGATAGGAACCCAGGGTCAGGTCGCCGGAGGGCTGGATGCCGCTCAGGATTCGTTTTTTCTGTACTTCGTTTTCCATTTTGTATCCACCTCAAATACTCAAGCTGCCAGGCATCTCTGCCGGATGGCGGCCGGTTTTCCTTATATCGAGATAACTATTATATTATACCATACAACATTATTCTGTGCAATCTTTGATTGCGCTCCCAGACGTTGCGTGTTACAATACCCCCATAACCGCAGCTGCTCTGCAAAGAGGAGGGATGGGACGTGCTCCCCAAAATCGGAATCCTGTGCGCCGGAGATGACGAGCTCGCGCCGTTCCTGCCTCTTCTGGACAGGCGCTCCGTCCGCCGGCAGGCCATGCTCACGATCCACGAGGGATGGATCTCCAGCGTTCCTGCCGCCGCTCTGTACAGTGGTGTCTGCAAGGTCAATGCGGCCATCGCTGCCCAGGTCCTCATTGACAGCTGCCGGGTGGAAGCCATCATCAATGCGGGCACAGCAGGAGGCATCGACCCATCCATCTCCATCTTTGATACCGTCATCAGCACAGAGACCGCCTATCACGATGTAGCTGAGGATATTCTCACGGAGTTCCATCCCTGGATGGACTCCATCTGGTTCCCGGGGACCCCTTCCTGCTCTCCTTGGCCACCCAGGCGGCCCAGGACTCCGGCCGCCCCGTCCGCTTCGGGCGGATGGTGACCGGAGAAGCCTTTCTCTCTGGCCCTGGGACAGAGGCCGTGCGGTCCGCATTTCACCCCCTTTGCGCGGATATGGAATCCGCGGCCGTTGCCCATGTCTGCCATGCAAACGGCATCCCATTCCTCTCCATTCGCACCATCACCGATTCGGCCGACCGATCCGCCGCCGCCTGCTTTGAGGAAAACTGCCGCCGGGCTTCTGAAATCGCAGCCCAGGTGACCCACGCCCTGTTGAAACGCCTGGCCGTCAGCGAGTCCTACCCGATTGAAAAAGGAGAACTGCCATGACGCATTTCTGTACCTGCCAAAACACCGCCTGCCGCTGCCATCCCTCCAACCATAGCCAGGGGTGCGATCTGTGCATTCAGAAAGAGCTGCGCAAAGGCGAGATCCCCAGCTGCTTTTTCAATCTGGTGATCCGACCCGGGGAGACAGTGGAGGATTGTACCATGGCGGCCTTCGCCCGACGGGTGCTGGAGCGGGAGGCGGAGATGGCCGCCTCTGATAAACAGTAGCTGACCCCGGACAGAAAAACGGAGGGAGCGCATCGCGCTCCCTCCGCCTTCTTTTCAAAAACAGGGTCCGGGGCAGGCTCAGGCCTTGTGGTCGCAGCCCAGCACGTCCACGATCTTGTGGGACACCAGCTCCTTGATGGCGGCGCGGGCGGGCTTCAGGTACTCGCGGGGATCGAACTTGTCGGGGTGCTCCGCCATGAACTTGCGGATGGTGCCGGTCATGGCCAGACGCAGGTCGGAGTCAATGTTGATCTTGCACACGGCGCTACGGGCAGCCTTGCGCAGCTGTTCCTCGGGAATGCCCACGGCATCAGGCATCTTACCGCCGAATTCGTTGACCATACGGACGAACTCCTGGGGCACGGAAGAGGAGCCATGAAGCACAATGGGGAATCCGGGCAGGCGCTTCACGACCTCGTCCAGGATATCAAAGCGCAGGGGAGGCGGAACCAGCTCGCCCTTCTCGTTGCGGGTGCACTGGGCGGCAGTGAACTTGTAAGCGCCGTGGCTGGTGCCGATGGCGATAGCCAGGGAGTCGCAGCCGGTCTTCTCCACGAACTCCTGGACCTCCTCGGGATGAGTGTAGTGGGACTCCTCGGCAGAGACCTTCACGTCATCCTCGATGCCGGCCAGAGCGCCCAGCTCGGCCTCCACAACCACGCCGTGGTCGTGGGCGTACTCAACCACCTTCTTGGTGATTTCAATGTTCTCAGCAAAGGGCTTGCTGGAGGCGTCGATCATGACGGAGGTAAAGCCGCCGTCGATGCAGCTCTTGCAGGTCTCAAAGTCAGGGCCGTGGTCCAGATGCAGGGCGATGGGGATGTTGGGGCACTCGATGACGGCCGCCTCCACCAGCTTCACCAGATAGGTGTGGTTGGCGTAGGCCCGGGCGCCCTTGGACACCTGGAGAATCAGGGGAGCCTCCAGATCCCGGGCGGCCTCGGTGATGCCCTGGACGATCTCCATATTGTTGACGTTGAACGCGCCGATGGCATAGCCGCCGTCGTAGGCTTTTTTGAACATTTCGGTCGTGGTAACCAGTGCCATAAGATCAACTCCTGTTCATTTATTTGTCCCGCTCTCCCACATCGGCCGACAGGTCCGATCCCGGTTGTCAAAAAACGCCGATTCAAAAGAACGAAAACGATTTTCCCTTATGATAATATCACAAGATTTTTAAAATGCAAGTATTTACAATTCTTTTTTTGAATGATATGATGAAAGAAAGCATCCCGAAACCAAATCTGAGGAGGATTTTTCCATGAGTGAACTGAAAGGCGCCTGCATTTT
This DNA window, taken from Dysosmobacter welbionis, encodes the following:
- the trpS gene encoding tryptophan--tRNA ligase, coding for MENEVQKKRILSGIQPSGDLTLGSYLGAIKNWAALADEYDCYYMLADMHTITVRQVPAELRRHTLTQVAAYIASGLDPEKNVLFVQSHVPAHAQLGWVLDCYTMFGELSRMTQFKDKSAKNADNINAGLFTYPALMAADILLYQADLVPVGGDQKQHVEICRDIATRFNGIYGDTFKLPDPYIPQVGARVMSLTSPEKKMSKSDKDPNGCVYMLEKPEDILRKFKKAVTDSEACVRFDPADKPGVSNLMQIYAVATGKSFETIEQEFAGHGYGDFKQAVGESVVELLRPIREETERLLADKSYLESVYRAGAEKAAYVANRTLNKVYKKVGFLPR
- a CDS encoding diaminopimelate decarboxylase, translating into MKTPFVTKDQLEAIAAQYPTPFHIYDEQGIRENARRLRKAFAWNPGYREYFAVKAAPTPALLKLLHEEGCGCDCSSMTELIISERCGITGENIMFSSNDTPAEEFQMADRLGAIINLDDLTLVDYLERSIGHVPEKICCRYNPGGVFTLGETREGFQVMDNPGDAKYGMTRAQIAEAFTRLSAMGAKEFGIHAFLASNTLSNDYYPALARILFQLAAELKAETGVHITFINLSGGVGIPYRPEQPANDIAVIGEGVRRAYEEVLVPAGMGDVALYTELGRFMTGPYGHLVTRAIHEKHIYKEYIGVDACACNLMRPAMYGSYHHITVMGKEDQLCDHKYDIAGSLCENNDKFAVDRMLPKIDMGDLLVIHDTGAHGFSMGYNYNGKLRSAELLLKEDGSVELIRRAETPEDYFRTLVW
- the wecB gene encoding non-hydrolyzing UDP-N-acetylglucosamine 2-epimerase yields the protein MEKLRIMSVFGTRPEAIKMCPLVQELANREGIESLCCVTAQHRQMLDSVLEVFQVKPDWDLDIMTPRQTLSTITSKCLTGMDEAIDALKPDMILVHGDTSTTFAGALSAFYHQVSVGHVEAGLRTYDKYSPFPEEMNRKLVSAIADLYFCPTANNRANLEREGITKGLFVTGNTVIDALKTTVRPDYRFSTEELNQLPYGEKKIVLVTCHRRENYGEPMKNIMLALRQIAEENRDVELVYPVHLSPVVREAVDTYLRGAPRVHLIDPLPADEMHNLMARSYLVLTDSGGLQEEAPALGKPVLVMRRETERPEAVEAGTVKLCGVVQDDIVTMAERLIRDKSAYDAMAHAVNPYGDGHACRRIADAIEWKFGLRRDRPAEFGV
- a CDS encoding VOC family protein, producing MLTFNHFNFNVADLDKSLAFYKEALGLEPVGERKAAADGSFIIVYLGDGKTDFRLELTWLRDHPQKYDLGECEFHLALRAEDYEAAHAKHAAMGCICFENPAMGIYFVTDPDGYWIEIIPTR
- the fba gene encoding class II fructose-1,6-bisphosphate aldolase, encoding MALVTTTEMFKKAYDGGYAIGAFNVNNMEIVQGITEAARDLEAPLILQVSKGARAYANHTYLVKLVEAAVIECPNIPIALHLDHGPDFETCKSCIDGGFTSVMIDASSKPFAENIEITKKVVEYAHDHGVVVEAELGALAGIEDDVKVSAEESHYTHPEEVQEFVEKTGCDSLAIAIGTSHGAYKFTAAQCTRNEKGELVPPPLRFDILDEVVKRLPGFPIVLHGSSSVPQEFVRMVNEFGGKMPDAVGIPEEQLRKAARSAVCKINIDSDLRLAMTGTIRKFMAEHPDKFDPREYLKPARAAIKELVSHKIVDVLGCDHKA
- a CDS encoding FeoA family protein — encoded protein: MTLDKLPLGQEAVITAVGGEGALRCRLLDMGLIPKTRVRVEKVAPLGDPLELRVRGYSLSLRKEDAGKIEVEVAGT
- a CDS encoding DUF4352 domain-containing protein, encoding MKQRLFALAAAVVMALGLTACGGSGSSEGRTGDTMETYFFDFTVNSAYLTSDYAGRTPGEGNVLLVADITVKNTFEQSIEMYDTDFQVQWDDGDDAYAYPITTDMETYTEVEPVGENQLPGTYPMAVDEERSGELVYEVPSGFTDFSIAYLEQFVDDSGEESTGETFFVYFTAEDQTGASA
- the feoB gene encoding ferrous iron transport protein B yields the protein MIFALAGNQNCGKTTLFNQLTGSNQHVGNFPGVTVDQKSGAIRGEKDCTVVDLPGIYSIRPYTPEEIVTRDFILNQKPDGLINIVDATNIERNLYLTLQLMEMRIPMVLALNMMDEVTAGGGTIDVKGMSQALGIPVVPISAVKNQGVDELVKVAVQTARTKTLPTVYDFCSPGPVHRCIHAVVHQIEDHAEAAGLPVRFAATKLIEGDEDIVTRLALDQNELELIEHSVKEMEDECGMDRNAALADMRYTFIETICSGTVVKCRESRERARSEAIDRVVTNKYLALPLFFAIMLGIFFLTFEVIGAFLSDLLAAGIDALTAAVDSGLAAYGLNPVVHSLVIDGVFAGVGSVLSFLPIIVVLFFFLSILEDTGYMARVAFVMDQLLRKIGLSGRSIVPMLVGFGCSVPAIMSTRTLASERDRRMTILLTPFMSCSAKIPIYGVFSAAFFPNHAALVMIGLYILGILVGIVAAKVLGTTVYKGNPVPFVMELPNYRFPSAKSVWQLCWDKAKDFLTRAFTIIFVATIIVWFLQTFDTRLNLVDDSADSLLATVGAWIAPLFAPLGFADWRVSTALITGFIAKESVISTLGILTGSGADVSTAALGTLFTPVTAAGFLAFTLLYTPCVAAISAVKRELGSGWKAAGVALSQCVIAWMVAFLVYHIAALLLG
- a CDS encoding MraY family glycosyltransferase is translated as MLIENRLIAYTLLALLVALVVSFLMTPIVKTFAYKVGAIDVPKDARRMHKTPIPRLGGLAIFIGFMVSILLFVEITAEMRSILLGAVIIVVLGVVDDIMALPALLKFVVQIVAALIPATHGVVIQAFSNPNVFSDNPYWVLGNLSVPLTVLWIVAITNAVNLIDGLDGLANGVSAISATTVLVIALIGGQFQVAVVMAALVGACVGFMPYNMNPAKMFMGDTGATFLGYILATMSIQGLFKFYAIISFAVPFLILGLPIFDTAFAFIRRIAHGQSPMHADRSHIHHRLIDMGLNQKQAVATLYVISAILGLSAVVLTTSGEGRAMLLFLVLCIVAVVAARVVFPKEVKEELHEELEELKEHGHHGHHPADKPEDDGKTEEK
- a CDS encoding DUF6485 family protein codes for the protein MTHFCTCQNTACRCHPSNHSQGCDLCIQKELRKGEIPSCFFNLVIRPGETVEDCTMAAFARRVLEREAEMAASDKQ